The Heyndrickxia acidicola sequence CTGGGTGCATTTCAAAAGCAATTTGGTTAATTCCATGGATTTCTGCAAATTTAGCCTCTTCTTTCCAATAAGGAATGACAACTTCGTTCCATTGCCATTCGAGAACCTCCGTGTATTCAGGAGGCCATGAACATGTCACCCAGTTTGGAAATTTCGCACCCGCATGATCCCCCGAACATCCGGAAAACCCATTGATAACAGGTACTTCTAATCGTTCAGCCAGCAAAACTGTTTTCCTCCAAACATCATGGGCTTCTTTTGCTGTCTTTTTATTAGGATGAAGAGGATTTCCGTGGCAGCTTAGGGCGCTGATTGTTAATCCCCTGCTTTCAATCGCTCTCATAAATGACTTTATTTTTTCCGGACTTTCTAGCAATTCATCAGGGTTGCAATGACTGTTACCGGGAAAATTGCCTGTTCCCAGCTCTATGGCCTCAACCCCCATATCAGAGAGTTTATCCAGCATTTTTTCGAAAGGCAGGTTTTGATAAAGAACAGTAAATACACCTAGTTTCATACAAATA is a genomic window containing:
- a CDS encoding sugar phosphate isomerase/epimerase family protein; translation: MKLGVFTVLYQNLPFEKMLDKLSDMGVEAIELGTGNFPGNSHCNPDELLESPEKIKSFMRAIESRGLTISALSCHGNPLHPNKKTAKEAHDVWRKTVLLAERLEVPVINGFSGCSGDHAGAKFPNWVTCSWPPEYTEVLEWQWNEVVIPYWKEEAKFAEIHGINQIAFEMHPGFVVYNPETLLKLRENVGPSIGANFDPSHLVWQGIDSVEAIKKLGRENAIFHFHAKDTYLDQANIKVNGVLDTKHYSKVLDRSWTFRSVGYGHDEKAWKDIVSTLRAVGYDYVLSIEHEDMLASIDEGLMKAITLLKGTLFKERLTEMWWA